The genomic segment CTCGCGCTCCGGCGCTGAGCCGTTACCGGAGCCCTTCGGCGACAGCTCGCCACGCGCCGCGCGCAGCTCGGTGTCGAGACGAGCGTTGTCCTGGGCGAGCATCTTCGTCTCCTCGCTGAGCCGCGAGATCGCGACGGAGAAGTGGAGCAGCAGCACGAAGCCGACGCCGAGCGACGCCGCGAAGAGCAGGTTCGAAGGCGTCTTGATCCCGACGAGACCAGCGACCTCGGCCAGCAGATCGGTCCAGATGACGAGCACGACGAGCGTCGCCGTGAGGATCATCCACAGCAGCGCGTAGCGCTCGACGAGCCGGCGGCGCCGGACGAGCTCGAGCACGAGCAGGAGCAGCGCGACCGCGCCGATCAGCGCGAAGATCTGGAACGTCCCTGAGAGGCCGTTGTTCGCGCGCAGCTGCGCGAGCTCGAGCAGCGCCGTGAGGCCGGTCGGGTTCACGCGGTCGGCTCCGTCCGCGACTCCGACATCGGGCGCCTCGGGGTCGGCGGCTCGTCGTCGCCGGCCTTGTGGCGCGAGGTCGGCACGGGTCGCTTTCGAAACAGGCCGACGAACAGGGCCAGCAGGACCTTCGCCATGTAGTAGGCGCTGCGCGGATAATCGATCGACGAGCGCCCGAACCCGCGCGCGTTCATCCGCACCGGGACCTCGTGGATCCGCAAGCGGTTGGCGTGCAGCATCAGCAGCGCCTCGACCTCGGGGTAGTCGTGCGGGTAGTCGCGCGCGAACAGGTCGATCCCGCGGCGGTTGGTCATCCGAAAGCCCGACGTCGGGTCGGTGATCCGCTGGCGGATCAGCACGGTGAGCACGACCGAGAAGACGAGGTTGCCGAGCCGGCGGCCGAGCGGGACCTTGTAACCGGGGTCCTCGCGGAAGCGCGAGCCGTAGACCATGTCGGCCTGGCCCGAGACCTGGAGCGCCTTGACCATCTCGGGCAGGTACTCGGGCTTGTGCTGGCCGTCGCCGTCGACCTGGACGGCGACGTCGTAGCCCTCGCGCAGCGCGTACTTGTAGCCCGACTGCATCGCGCCACCGATCCCGAGGTTGAACGGGTGGCGGATGACGACGGCGTTCTCGCCCTCGGCCTCGGCGACGGTGTCATCGGAGGAGCCGTCGTCGACCACGACGACGTCGAAGCCCGGCGCCACGCGGCGAATGTCGCGGATGACGCGCGCGATCATCCCGGCCTCGTTGTAGGCGGGCACGATCGCGAGCTTTCGCAGCTCGGGCGAGGGGTCGGTTCGGTTCTCGAGGTCGGTGTCGGTCACGGCGGGCGTGGGCAACCTTCAGGCGAAAGGTGTCAGTCCCGCAGGGTAGAGCGCCGAAGCCGGGCACAGGCGACCAGGGGCAGGGAATCGGCGCGCGTCGTGCAACCCTTCGGCGTGGCGGGCGAGCGCTCGACAACCGAGGCGGTCGACGACGAAGGGACGCCGTGGAGCGGGATCGACGGCGACCGCGTCATCTCGTTCTCCGACAACGTCTTCGCGTTTGCGGCGACACTGCTGGTGCTGTCGATCGACGTCCCGTCGAGCGGCAGCGGACTCGGAGACGCGCTGCTCGAGGAGTGGCCGAACCTGTTCGCCTACGGACTCTCGTTCGCGATCCTCGGCAACTTCTGGATCGACCACCACAAGCTCTATGGACGGCTTCGAAGCGTCGATGGCAAGTCGCTGTGGATATCCCTGCTCTACCTCGCGATGATCGCGCTCGTCCCGTTCTCGTGCGAGCTGATCGGCGAGCACGGCGACACGTCGGTCGGCGTATCCGTCTATGCGGTGAACATCGTCGCCGTGACGCTCGCGTTCGCGGCGATCTGTCGCCACGCCGTCGCGACCGGCGAGATCTCCGGCGGTCCGGAGGGCGTGCGGGTGATCGAGGCGACCGCGTTCGCCGGGATCGTCCTCGCGGTGATCTTCGCCGCCTCCGCGGTGCTGGCGATCTTCGTCTCGCCCGAGGTGGCGACCTGGAGCTACTTCTCGATCTTCCTGATCCTGCCGGGCTCGATGCGGATCTGGCGCCGTAGGCGCGGTTACGAGGACGACCCCGGCAGGCTCAGTCGCCGCGCCCCGCGGTGATCTGCTCGCGCTCGGCGAGCCGGTTCGAGCGTCGCAGCTCGGCCTCGCGGCGCCGGCGCTCCTCGAGCTCGGTCGCG from the Thermoleophilia bacterium SCSIO 60948 genome contains:
- a CDS encoding glycosyltransferase family 2 protein, giving the protein MIARVIRDIRRVAPGFDVVVVDDGSSDDTVAEAEGENAVVIRHPFNLGIGGAMQSGYKYALREGYDVAVQVDGDGQHKPEYLPEMVKALQVSGQADMVYGSRFREDPGYKVPLGRRLGNLVFSVVLTVLIRQRITDPTSGFRMTNRRGIDLFARDYPHDYPEVEALLMLHANRLRIHEVPVRMNARGFGRSSIDYPRSAYYMAKVLLALFVGLFRKRPVPTSRHKAGDDEPPTPRRPMSESRTEPTA
- a CDS encoding DUF2304 domain-containing protein; the encoded protein is MNPTGLTALLELAQLRANNGLSGTFQIFALIGAVALLLLVLELVRRRRLVERYALLWMILTATLVVLVIWTDLLAEVAGLVGIKTPSNLLFAASLGVGFVLLLHFSVAISRLSEETKMLAQDNARLDTELRAARGELSPKGSGNGSAPEREHGADDAPVDPQASTEQR
- a CDS encoding DUF1211 domain-containing protein, whose amino-acid sequence is MQPFGVAGERSTTEAVDDEGTPWSGIDGDRVISFSDNVFAFAATLLVLSIDVPSSGSGLGDALLEEWPNLFAYGLSFAILGNFWIDHHKLYGRLRSVDGKSLWISLLYLAMIALVPFSCELIGEHGDTSVGVSVYAVNIVAVTLAFAAICRHAVATGEISGGPEGVRVIEATAFAGIVLAVIFAASAVLAIFVSPEVATWSYFSIFLILPGSMRIWRRRRGYEDDPGRLSRRAPR